The following is a genomic window from Mus pahari chromosome 1, PAHARI_EIJ_v1.1, whole genome shotgun sequence.
CCTCTGCTTGGTCAAagccccccactccccccacacactctCATCTCTTTGACCAGTAACCTATCATGCTACCCCTTCCCACAAATCAGGAGAAGAAGTGAAGCAGGCAGATGTTGTACTCCTGGGGTACCCAGTCCCCTTTCCCCTGACACCTGACATCCGAAGGAAAAACTTGGAGACTTATGAGGCCGTTACATCCCCCCGGGGCCCTGCCATGACCTGGGTGAGGAGCCTGCCGGGTCGTCTTGTCCCACAGTCCTCATGCCTTCCCACGTGGTGGGTCTAACCACTTCCTGTTTGAATTCTGACCGCAGAGCATGTTTGCTGTGGGCTGGATGGAACTAAGGGACTCCTCAAGGGCTCAGGTCCACCTGAGCAGGAGTCTCGCCAATGTCACTGAGcccttcaaggtcagcctcactCCTGCCCACCACTCActgcctccatcttctccctctgtGGTAGCCTCAGCAGGGTAAGGGTCCTGCTTGACCTTAGGATAATAGCCTCAGGTGACAGCCACCCTTACTGCCTGCAGGTGTGGACGGAGAATGCAGACGGGTCTGGTGCAGTGAACTTCTTGACAGGCATGGGGGGCTTCCTGCAGGCAGCACTCTTCGGGTGCACAGGATTCAGGTGAGTGCGGCGACCCGCGACCAGCCGTGAATTCCCACTTGTCCCAACCCTCTTCACACAGCTCTCCCCACAGGATCACTGAGGCAGGTGTGACCTTTGACCCCCTGTGTCCAGACCTGGTCTCCAGAGTATCTGTCTCTGGTATCTCCTACCTGGGGAACAAGCTCAATTTCGCCTTTTCCAAGGACTCCGTGACACTTGAGGTCACAGCCCGTGCAGAGCCCTGGGCACCCCCACTAGAAGCTGAGCTATGGCCATCGCTGGCCCGCCTTCCCCTGACACCAGGTAGGGAAAAGCCTTTGGGCATGTGACCCAGGTGTCTTGGTCCATGTCTTCAAGGATTAACCCTCTCTCTTGCAGGGCAAAAGGTCTCCTTTCCCCACTCAGCTGGCCGGATACAAAGGTCATCCCCATAGCTGCCCAGAAAGTCTTCAGTGTTTCCTGATAGGGGTTTTGGCATTAGAAGTCCCTTTCAGTACCTCTGGGACACTCTTTTGCCCTCCCCTGCATCCCCAACCCCATAACCTCTCAGTCTGGATCCAGCCAACCAGCAAGGTTACAGGGTGTTCcttctgccccttcccctcccctccctccttcctctcctcacccTCTCCAGTCCTGGGCTCTCTAGAGACTCACAGATCCTTTGTTTTGGTCTGACCGCAGCACCCTCCCCCCTTATCtccccatcttcctgtctctctagGCCTTAACTTCCTGTTCACACCTCTGCTCTCTGGAATACTCTGGTCAGTAGGCTAGGTGGGAAGTGGCCAGCGGCTCCGCTGAGAAGTGAGTCCCAGAGTCAGGGGCTTGGCTACAGGAGCTTCTTGTGGCAGGCAATTGACACCAGGTAGGGCTAGCCTAGGGCTCAAGGGTTTGCGGCTTTGAACTCCCTAGTCTTTGATTCCTTTCTGACATCAGATGGTATCTAGCATACTGGGCTAGGGTGAGAGCGGTCCTTAACCACCACGCAGCCTGTGAGAAGGAAGGCAGTGTTATCACAGGACAGGGTAGATGAAGTCAGACTGGCGACCAGAGGGACTGGAGTCAGATGGACAGGGTTCCAGGCCACAGTCCCGGCCATCAGGGCTGAGCAGCTGCGTGGCCTTCACTTCCAATCTTACTGTTTCTCCAGAACAAGGTTCATAGCATAGGACCATGATCCTGGTAAAACCTGTGCTCCTTGTACCAAGCCAACTTGGCTAATTAAAGTGCTGGCAAAGGCTGAAGTCAGAGTGTGTGATGGGTTCATGTCCCTCTGCACAGGGAGCTGGATGCTGATGTGACTTCAAAGTTTAGGGGCAACGCGGGGCCCTTGTGTCTCCCTTCACCTTCTTTATGGTGGGCCAGGAGCTACCCtggcagaagtggatgctcatctGTTGCCTCAAAGACAGGACTGGGCATGAGCATTGACAGGTTGCTTGGTGGCACTGTGCTCAATAGAGGTAGCCCAGCACCTGGGTGTgtgttctgcctgtgtgtatgtggtcaCTTCTGTGCATGTGGTATGGTAAGCTTCTGGGGTCATGGAGGGTGACAGAGCCTGGCACAGCTGATCGGGTCTAGCCTAGCAGTCTGGGGCAAGGGAAGCTGCTGCTCCCGCCTCGCTGACTCGACCACACACTCTGTTCTTAGCGCTGGGGCACAAACCAGGCAATCCCTCATTATAGATGGTGGCTGGCAAAATATCCCATGTTTGGGGACCTCTACTCAGGAACACACAAGTCCCTGTAGCCAGCAGGAGTTGACCTTCTCGTGAACTAGACCAGGGGCTCATGGTCAGCACACTGTCTCCATCTTTATCTAAGCACACTGTTCTTGTCTCTGCTCCATAACAGGACTAATAACCCGCACTagcttcctccccagccccaaacaCATGCAGGTCAGCAAAAGGTCTTATCTCTTAGGCTTGGCTTGGAACACTGTCAGTAGCTTGGAACTCCTCAAGGTCAGCTGTTGGCTACAGGCATGGAACAGGATGCAGAACTGCCTAGAGTCTCTAAATCGGGCAGCTAGGCAGAGACGTCCGTGGAAGCCAGGGGCgtgtgacacacagagagaagtgacTTGAGAACATTCACTTAGTGCCACTGCCTCTGACCATGTGTgagtggaagaaaatgaagggagcAGGCTGtaaatgtctctctgtgtgtgtgtgtgtgtgtgtgtgtgtgtgtgtgtgtgtgtgtgtgtgtgtgtcatgttgCTGTCCTCTGTGAATCCAGTATCCAGTCCCGCATAGGAAATGGCCCCCGTCTGCCTTCCCCACAGTCCAAGAAGACCATCCTCATCAGTGGCAGATGAGGAGTCAGGGCACACCCTCACATGTTCTCGGACACAGCCCATCAAACCACAGGGCAGTGGGAATCAAAGGCCTGCGTTCCCGAACTTCATCCTAAAATACTTAGGCTCCTCCACCCCAGAAGCCACAGGGCGCTAAGCAAAAGCAGTAGTCAGACAGCCAAGCTAACAGAATAAGATGACTGGGGTTGGCCAGAGGATTTGGTGTTGAAGCTCCCtacccaaccaccaccaccaccaccaggaaaGGAGGAGCCCACACATTTCTGGAATCTGCCACTTTTAATCGTGAATGGAAGCTCAGCCTGGTAAGTGGGTAAAGGGACAAAACCAGGCACTGAGGACCCTCTAGGTTAGAGGTTAAGTCTGAGGGATCTGAGAGGGTCAGCATCGAATACACATCGTGGACAAGAGGGTGGCCTCTGAGGTCACGGATCGAGGTGCTATAGTAGGCTATAACTCCCAGGAGCTGGTTTTGGGCACAAGCTGACCTGACATGGTTGTCCTCGGTTCAGGGACAGGCTCGGAACTCTTAGTTATAGTCCTCCTCATCAAACTTGGTGCTGAAGAAAGCCGCAGAGTCTTTGGCTAGCTTGGACAGGTGCAAGGCGCCAGTCACCACCAGTCCCAGGAGCAGCAATGGGGGCACCAATGTCCACATTGCAGCCAGGATGTTGTAGCACTTGGCTTTGGAGCCATACTGCCTTGcagcctccaggttcccagccaTCTTCTGGTCTCGGGCCTGCAGGGCAGCACCAGAACTAAGATGTTAACACGTTCATGGTGTCTAGGGGACCCCCCAGAGCAACTGTAGGGCACAGGCTAAgctctaaatctttttttttttttttttaatttttttttaagtatgtggcAGTGACCACTACCAAACTCCAGTCATAGAGGCAAGCTCTACTGGTGTTAGCGAAAATCCTGCCATAAATTCAATGTAGCATAAACTCTAAATCTTGACGAAGGACTCTGGCTCGAGGAGACATCCCTAGGCTGGACCTAGTTCCTTCACAGGCACAGTTTGGCCTTTGGCAGGGTCCTAACCTGATAGTCTTCGCCTAAATAAAGGTTGCAGATAGAGATTCAATGGCCATTCTGGGCCAGCAGCACCCTCTGAGAGCCTCCTGTGGGTGAGGAGTCCTATGGGAAACCAAGAACTCAGTGCTATTCAGGAGCTACAGTGGGAATTCCACTATGGGCAACCTTTAAGGACTTTCTTTGCCCTTTGAGGGAGAGTATATAGCCAGACCTTCCTTTCCTGTGAACAGTGCATACACTCCTTAACGGTCCCCAAACTTGGTGAGGTACTGTAGCTATGGCAACAGACACCCTCATATACTTTTCTTTTGAACACTGCTCTCTACTCCAcatcacctcccccaccccacactcatTCTCCCATCCCAGAAGCCTTGAAGCCAACCTTGACAGAGTGGACCAGCGCCAGGAATCCAAGGCAGCACAGATTCAGGTACATCGTGCTGAAGACAGACCAGAGCATATGGTCTCGTGGTGTAGGGCCAGGTGTTCCCATGGAGAGGGCTGTGTGGGCCGCAGCATCAGCCTTGCGGGATGATGGAGCCCGGGGGTCCTCACGGGGATATAAAGTGTCCATGGGTTCCAGCGCCGTGTCTTCCTAGCTGAGACTAGTGCTCTCTGAGCACCAGGCCTGCTTATAGCCCCTCGCTACCCTCCCTAGCTGGCCAGCTCCACCCGCTATATATATCACAAATTACAGCCTCAGCTTGCCAAATAGAGTGGCCCGCCCTTGCACCCCAGCGTCCCCCGCCCCTCTCAGAGGACCCCATCAAAGGCCCCTGTGCCACATGGGCAGTGGCTGTAGACCACCCACCAGAGTACCCCTGCTGTCTCCACTCCACAAAAGGCTGCCCCAAGGACACTGGCTGCAAACAGTTCCATGGTGGGCTGAGAAAACATGGGGCTGCATCAGTTTCAGGGAACAGCCAGAGCCCCCTCCTCAGGTGTGGAtgtccagcagccatgggtgAACTGGCTTACCTCAaagtggggctggaaatgaaaaggaatggggtgagagagaaggatgaagccaagacaaagtttctgatcaatctcaaagtttaattttcatcaCTGCATTTACAGagggaaagcccacagacccccttcctttgtttcagctggattatgttacAAAGCTAGCTCAGTGGGCAGTGCACTCCTGTAGGAAATCGCAAATGCAGCGAGGCCAGAGACTCCAGCTAGGTTACAAAACCATTGTGGATCTGgttagcctactcaaggctggggggagggcacaCTCAGGATCAGAGCTGTGTATTCCCGCCAGAACCCAGACTCCAGGCTTTGACCATGGCCCCTGCTGACATGCATAAATGGGACCACAGATACATACCTGCTAGAGACAAAGACTAAGAAGACAGCAGGCAGAAAGGAATAATGAAGGAGACTGCCCCCCTTCCCACTGCAAACTGTAGGaagctcctccccactccctgtgaTCAGCATTCTCTCCTGCTCCTGGGAGGGTAGATCCTCTTCAGTTTCCTTAGCTGTTAGTCCTGCCCTTCCCAGTCCTAAAAATGTGAGTGGAAGAGTTTCCTTGAGGGCTCAGATACTTGCATGTGCCAAGAACTCAATGCATGTCCAGCAGGAAGTCTAACTCAAGGCTCTCATGCCAAGAGCCTCCTCGGTAAAGGGGCCCTCAGTGTCTTCCCAGCTCAGATCCTTAGCAAGAGCTAAATCCTCCTTcccatcaccactgcccagcctccctCAGCTGCTCCTGCTCATGCCCACTCAGGTCACTCAACAAGCAAGCAGTGTAGGGCGCTCAGGATGATACATGAAAATGGAGAGAGGGCCCCTGACCTGATGTAAAGAGGCTGCAGTGGGCAGGGATATGACAGGGACCTAGTCAGAGCATCTGGCTCCCAGATGACTTTCCCCAAGGTCCCTTGCATTTGTTCTCCTCCAGTCTGGGGACAGGAGAATGATGGATAATATTTGGAGCCCAGGCCTATACCTGGCCTGCCAAGTGCCCTTACATCAATGCCTTGGTCTTCACCATCTGTGTAGGTGTGGTTTCTGTCCCTTCTGTTAATCTCAGAGaccttttatattttcaattatatatgaGCGTGggatgtgtatgtacatatgagtgcaggtgcccacagaggtagGGTTGAATTTCTAGAGCTGCAGTTACAAGTGAGCCACCTGAAGTGGATACTAGGAATCAAcccgggtcctctgtaagagcagcataCGCTCATCACTGCTGAGCCTTACAGAAGACAGGTCTGCCTTCTGTCCTGCCATGTCTTCCTCATGAGGTGAGctagagaaggcacaagaaaaccaagggcAAGCCGCCATGGTGGGGCTGACACGAACTCAGACCTGGCTTCTTCCAGGACTCAGAGGAAAACATGACCATCCCAAACTAAGCAGATGAGCTCCGCCTAGCCTTTGCTTCATTATAACCATATCTTCATAGCATCAGAATTATAAAATCTCTTGCTCCCGTGATGCCTGAGGACAAAGGAggaatggggggaaaaaaaaaaaaaaaacttggcatCCCAGGGATTTCCCTACCATTACCCCACCTTAACTCGTGACTAATCAATTCATCCCCCCAGTTAAAGTTTAGCCATAGGCCAGGaacggtggtgcacacctttaatcctggtacCCAGAGGCAGAGCATGTGGATCTCTGGGTTCGTGGCCAGTGTGATCCATATACTTCTAGACCAGACCCCTGCCttaaaagagaggggagagggagagggagtgaacaagggggagagaaagaacatgaattttCAAAAACCCAGCAGTTGAAACGATCCAGAAGCGTGCTCCCAGCCTTTGAGTACATCCCTTTACCCAAAGTGTAACTTTTTATTTCCCAGTGTCCCTCTGGTTCCCGACAGTGCCAAGAACCTAGAAACACTGAGGTCTCAGCCGTGTACCTCTGAGAGCCCCAGCCTTCACTCACCAGCAGCAGATGCTCCACAGATGCAACAGCCCTGACACCTAGACCCTTACTGCCACAGATATTACACTTTCACATCTGCCCAGTGAGACTTTGTAAAACATCTGGTTCTAAGTGTGCTGTGTTACCTCTACTGTCACCTCCACCGCCGTCCTGTTGCTATCTGACTGGGGGGAGAGGGACCCATTTTCTGGCCTCCTGCTTGGGACAGATGGAACCACGGTGAAAGTCCTGGAGCACTGGGGTCTACTTTAAGAATACACTGTGTCTAAATTTTCTAGGCTCTAGAGCACCCTGTCCGACTCTTGGGAAATGAGAACAGGGCTGGC
Proteins encoded in this region:
- the Ifitm5 gene encoding interferon-induced transmembrane protein 5, which codes for MDTLYPREDPRAPSSRKADAAAHTALSMGTPGPTPRDHMLWSVFSTMYLNLCCLGFLALVHSVKARDQKMAGNLEAARQYGSKAKCYNILAAMWTLVPPLLLLGLVVTGALHLSKLAKDSAAFFSTKFDEEDYN